GGGTGGGCCTGTGAACCCTCCCCTTTATACTCGCTGCCTTCGATGCGGGCGTTCTCTCCGGGATCACAAGAGCAAAAGCCGGGGATATGGTCCGGAGTGCTGGCAAAAGGTAAAACATGCTCTTCCCTCCCGCCCTCCCACGATAAAAACCCGAAGCATTGAAAATATTTTTACTGTCAATGCTGTATACGAATCTATCGGGGTCCGCGTTTCTTCTCATTCTTGCCCTTCCTGCGGGGCTCTTCTGGGCTCTGCAGAGATCCACAGCTACGACCATGAAGACGGGCTGAATCTGCGGGGCTTCCTGCGTCCTCAGTGGGTCTATCTGTCCTGTCCTCGCTGCGGGATAGATATTG
The Methanosarcina sp. WWM596 DNA segment above includes these coding regions:
- a CDS encoding DUF6011 domain-containing protein; translation: MNPPLYTRCLRCGRSLRDHKSKSRGYGPECWQKVKHALPSRPPTIKTRSIENIFTVNAVYESIGVRVSSHSCPSCGALLGSAEIHSYDHEDGLNLRGFLRPQWVYLSCPRCGIDIALHKLTRNGCGDLCKHYRQISIAEALRV